The sequence below is a genomic window from Babesia bigemina genome assembly Bbig001, chromosome : II.
GACTTGTATTTTTACGATTTTTGCGGCGCGGCGCGCAAAATGTGTTCGGCGCTGGCCCCGAAGCCGGTGTCGAAGCGTGCCCGCCGCGACTCGGACTCCGAGGATTCGGATCCTGAGAAGCCGCCGGAGCACGCGCCTCTGCTGGACAGCGGCAAGAAGCGCGACCCCATCGACCTGCGCGCTGCCATCGAGAACGACGCTGCGGAGTGCGAGAGGTGGGTGGCTGCACGGTGGCTCTGATTCGCTGCAGGAAGGGCCTCTCGAGCTGGAAGCTGTCGCACGCGGGCTCCTCGTCGCTGCCCGCGCGGCACCTGTGCGTCATCTGCGGGTTCTTCGGCAGCTACAAGTGCATGGAGTGCGCGTCCAAGCGCATCGCGGAGCTGCGCACGTACGTCTGCGGCCCCCGGTGCCTCGAGGTCCACAAGGACCAGAGCTGCGGGCGCCCGCTTAACCTAACCCACTGGTGATAAATATCGGTTCTTTGCGTATTGTGCAGTGCGTGGAGGGAGTGAGCATTAGGCGTGGTTCGCGCGGGCGCGCACGCTGAGCCGCAGCGAGGTGCGGCGTCAGTCGTCGAGCTCCATGTGGTCGTCGGTGAAGAGGAAGTCCGGTACCTGCGGGCCCCCCGCTGCGAATAGTGTCGCGTGCACCCGCGGCAACCCACCTTTGGCGAGCGAGCTGGCGTCGGGCTTGTCCCCCGCCGGCCTGGCGACGTTCGCGAAGTGTATGCCGGCGTTGTTGAACTTGAGCATGAGCTCGAGGAACTCCGCGATGGAGACGGTGATGCTGCGCCTGTTGGAGAGCCCCGAGTCCTCCAGCACTTGCATGCAGTAGTCCTGCCGAACCGGTGTCTCCACTGCGCTGCGAACCCACCTTGAACGGCACGGGCTCCGGCGCCCGGCGGTTGATGGTGCACCAGTTCTTGTAGTTGCCCTCGAGTATGGACAGCACCGCCTGCTTCTTGAAGAGGCTGCGAAGCGTGCGTCGCTTGCGCGAGAAGCAGACGCGGATCATGCCGTCCCACTCGACGAAGTCCACCTGCGGCCCgtgaccgccgccggcgagCGTTTAACCTACCACCAGCGGCTGCTCCCTGGGCACGATCTTGACGATCATGCTGTCGACCTTGGGCGGCGGGTTGAAGCTGCCTGCGTATGCATGTGCGATGCGGCCGCGGCGCCCGCCCACCTGGCGCCACCTTGCAGACGCGCGTGACCGTGCAGAAGAGGCGCGTGTTGATCGCCAGTCGGCCGTACTTCTCCTCGTTTGTGGAGGCCAGCAGGCGCTCGGCGAACTCCTTCTGGAACATGAGCACGGCGCACCTGAAGAGCGGCCTGTGCGAGAGCAGCTTGAAGACGAACGGGCTGGATATCTGGTAGGGCAGGTTGGCGGTGCATACGTCGAActtgggcagcgtggtgcGGAGCGCGTCGCCCTCTATGACCTCGAGGTTGTTGTACCCCATCGACACGCAGCGTTTCTTGACCTCGCCGACCATGCGGTTGTCAATGTCGATTGCGATGACCTTGCGGGCGATGGGCACGAGGCGCACCGTCAGGTTGCCGGTACCTGTGGGCGCTTTAGGGGCGCGCAGCCTTGCACTCACCGGGACCGATCTCCAGCACGGTGTCAGAGCTCCTGATCTCCGCGGCGAGCACGATCTTGTCGAGTATGCCGGGGTTCTTCAACATGTGCTGGCCGAACTTCTTGTTGAATACCATGCCGCTGGACATGTGGCGGGCGTCGGAGGCGCCAGCGGCGGGCGCCTTCTGGCTCATGGCTGCCGCGGGCTGCGCCACGGAGGCCGCCTGGCGCGCTCCCTTGGGCCCTGCGTCCGTTGCTCAactccggcagcgcaacctACCGACGGCGCAGATGCGATAGGGCTCGACCCTGTACTGTGTCTTCTGCCGCCTGGACGCCATGGCTGCAGGGTCGGTTGTGATCGGCTGGGAAGGCGGCCCAGGCGCGTGTGTTACGGCCGGGTGGAAGCCGAACGAGCTCAGGCCgcgggcggcggcggcggcattACTGTGTCGTGGGCGCTGTGCTAGTCGCGCGAATGGCAGTGAAAATTTTATTTGCATTAAAATGAGTCGCGCTGCAGGAGGCTGGGGAAGCAGGCGTCGTATGTGTTGATCGCCATGTGCGCGTAGTACTTCACGTCGATATCGGggtcctgcagcagcttgcaGAGCAGCCTGTGCGCGGTGAGCGGGCTTTGGCGCGACTTACGCTCGGGCGCGTACGAACGCCTCGACGGTCTTCCCCTGGTAGATGATGAAGAGGCTGCGCAGCCCCTTGACTGCGACGAACCTGACGTTTGCAGTGGGATCCTGCGCTTCGTGTATAACCTAGGCGCGGGTCCTACCTTCGTGGCGTTGAATATGATGGGCAGCACGCGTGCCAGCGTGGTCTGCAGGTCCAGCGACTTGGTGACCGCCTGCGCGCATTGCTCTCCGGACCGGCGCCCACCCACCACCAGCGCCTGTATAATGACGATCTTGAGGGCGTACGACAGCGGCACGTCCTCGGGCTTCACGTAGCACGAGCTGCGCGGCTCTACGTACATCTTGATGATCTCCGTCAGGATGGTGTCCGCGACCCAGGGCACCTTGCAGTCGGCGCACAAGGCCTCGATGCTCTCGACGACGGTGACCCTGACCTTCCAGACGGGGTCCATCAGCAGCTGGAAGAGCATGCGGAGGAAGTAGCGCTCGAAGACGGTGCGTCCGAAGTGGTGGTAGAACGAGTTGATCATCTCCGCGAGTATCGCCCGGTGCCGCCAGCGTGTCGactgcagcacctgctCGACGGTTTCCGTGATGCTGGCGCCGATGCCGCTTTCGAACTCCCGCCCGTTGCAGAGTGCTTCTATGTGCTCGATCGCGCTGCGCTGTCATGTGCGAGCGGCGTCGCGCCGTCACCCACCTTAGCCTGACGTCCATGCAGTCGTCCCGCAGTAGCCTCCGCAGCACTGGCGACAGGCGTTCGTGCACGTTCCCCCGCGTCATTTGCGCGGCGAAAATTGCGAATATCCTGCATATTAACTGCCTGTTCTTGCTGTCGTAGTCGCCCAGGTGCGACTCGAAGAAGGCGATGTACTGCTGCGCCATGGGCGGTGAGAGCCTGCGGCACCACCTGAGGAACGACTCGACGGCCGCCTCCTTGACGATGTCGTAGTCGTCTGTGAGCAGCGCGACGTGCGTACTCATGAAGTGCGCGGCCATTTCCGCCTCGCCGAAGACCTCGTGGATCTTGTCGAACCGGACGGCCAGCGCCTTGCGCACCCGCCACGAGCTGTCGGAGGCGGCCGCCTGTACCACCGGGTAGCTCAGCGAGGCGTTCTGCTCCGGCGTGCAGCGCTTGGCGAATGCGAGGCACGCCCCGACGCAGTGCGCTCGCACCTCGTCCTGGTGGTCGATGGACATGTTTTTGAGCACGAGCCAGAACATGGACACTGCGTGGTCCATGTGCATGATCGCGAGCATGGTCTCCAGGTTACGCGCCACCTCGAGCTTCACTATCAGCATGCTGTTTTCCCAGAGCTGCTTGTAGCACTGCCGGAGCACCTCCTGATGCTGCTCCGAGGCGTCCAAGTAGAGCAGCGGTATGAGCTTGCAGGCGGAAACGGCGTCCGCGAACCACTCGCCTGCGCTGAATGAGGCGCGCGTGACGCGCGATTACACTGACTTTCGGAGAGCCTCTTGAGCAGCGGCATGACGGAGGAGGCCATGACGTCGTACCCCGCGTCGCTGGAGCGCACGTCGTTCACGATGTTCACGATCAGCTCGACGGCCTGCGGGCTGTGAGGTGCGGCGGGCGCCAACGTACCCTGTTCCGTATGTCCGGGTCCTCCTGCGATATGAGCGACGAGACGCCCTGCACGATGGCGTCGACGTACGCCTCGGCGAAGCTGATCTTGGAGAGCGTGCACCAGACGTCCATCGCCATCTTCATCAACTGGATGGGCATTCCGTGCTGCGCCTCTGGGAATGCGTTAACACGGCTCCAGCTCACGTGGACCTACCTGCGAGGAACGGCACCAGCAGGGTCCCGCAGAGCTCCGGCcccagctgctgcgtcaCGATGTCGACGTGCATCAGCGCCTCCATGGCGCCCTCCTTGCCCCCCTGCACCTCGGTTTTGAAGAACTCGAACGCGG
It includes:
- a CDS encoding dimethyladenosine transferase protein, putative, which translates into the protein MASRRQKTQYRVEPYRICAVGPKGARQAASVAQPAAAMSQKAPAAGASDARHMSSGMVFNKKFGQHMLKNPGILDKIVLAAEIRSSDTVLEIGPGTGNLTVRLVPIARKVIAIDIDNRMVGEVKKRCVSMGYNNLEVIEGDALRTTLPKFDVCTANLPYQISSPFVFKLLSHRPLFRCAVLMFQKEFAERLLASTNEEKYGRLAINTRLFCTVTRVCKVAPGSFNPPPKVDSMIVKIVPREQPLVVDFVEWDGMIRVCFSRKRRTLRSLFKKQAVLSILEGNYKNWCTINRRAPEPVPFKDYCMQVLEDSGLSNRRSITVSIAEFLELMLKFNNAGIHFANVARPAGDKPDASSLAKAGGPQVPDFLFTDDHMELDD
- a CDS encoding HEAT repeat containing protein, putative, encoding MESQDPGPPQPERTPEAELAQEPAQNDVEHESGNTVGDGAADATADPPTAVAKPDEEGAVAGKPVEPETSTAVNTNADSSSADVPRVPALEYDVAKMSISIASRGVGARHPKRVVKASPEQNGTEAIPLGDIPRASAVEHIPHAVNGSAALGKMDVIQPSSTTRVTFAGSADMGSSEKVAEPVKINAPLYPAFEFFKTEVQGGKEGAMEALMHVDIVTQQLGPELCGTLLVPFLAEAQHGMPIQLMKMAMDVWCTLSKISFAEAYVDAIVQGVSSLISQEDPDIRNRAVELIVNIVNDVRSSDAGYDVMASSVMPLLKRLSESEWFADAVSACKLIPLLYLDASEQHQEVLRQCYKQLWENSMLIVKLEVARNLETMLAIMHMDHAVSMFWLVLKNMSIDHQDEVRAHCVGACLAFAKRCTPEQNASLSYPVVQAAASDSSWRVRKALAVRFDKIHEVFGEAEMAAHFMSTHVALLTDDYDIVKEAAVESFLRWCRRLSPPMAQQYIAFFESHLGDYDSKNRQLICRIFAIFAAQMTRGNVHERLSPVLRRLLRDDCMDVRLSAIEHIEALCNGREFESGIGASITETVEQVLQSTRWRHRAILAEMINSFYHHFGRTVFERYFLRMLFQLLMDPVWKVRVTVVESIEALCADCKVPWVADTILTEIIKMYVEPRSSCYVKPEDVPLSYALKIVIIQALVAVTKSLDLQTTLARVLPIIFNATKDPTANVRFVAVKGLRSLFIIYQGKTVEAFVRARALLCKLLQDPDIDVKYYAHMAINTYDACFPSLLQRDSF